Proteins found in one Kineosporia corallincola genomic segment:
- a CDS encoding creatininase family protein, with translation MTHLLAHLSTAAVEAIDKTDAVVVQPIGAVEQHGAHLPLITDALTAERISDLAIRSLPEGSNVWQLPTLAYGKSTEHLGRAGTIALSAATLMSTCLDLGRSLAASGFRKLVFVNGHGGQPSLLDVVARDIRVETGLEVFPMMPGRFGLPEGIVQVDEHYGIHGGQIETSIVWALAPELVRMDLAVRDGQAVGELYAGSRHLTLEGTVPTAWVTDDLSVSGVIGDATAASLEDGRRIVEHQTSCLAETLLEIRAFAFPTLQRPQ, from the coding sequence GTGACTCATCTTCTCGCTCACCTGTCCACGGCCGCCGTCGAGGCCATCGACAAGACCGACGCCGTCGTCGTGCAGCCGATCGGCGCGGTCGAGCAGCACGGTGCCCACCTGCCGCTGATCACCGACGCCCTGACCGCCGAGCGGATCAGCGACCTGGCCATCCGCTCGCTGCCCGAGGGCAGCAACGTCTGGCAGCTGCCGACGCTCGCCTACGGAAAGTCCACCGAGCACCTGGGCCGGGCCGGAACCATCGCGCTGTCCGCGGCCACCCTGATGTCGACGTGCCTGGACCTGGGCCGCTCGCTGGCCGCGTCGGGGTTCCGCAAGCTGGTGTTCGTCAACGGTCACGGTGGGCAGCCCAGCCTGCTCGACGTCGTGGCTCGCGACATCCGGGTGGAGACCGGCCTGGAGGTGTTCCCGATGATGCCGGGCCGGTTCGGTCTGCCCGAGGGGATCGTGCAGGTGGACGAGCACTACGGCATCCACGGCGGGCAGATCGAGACCTCGATCGTCTGGGCGCTGGCTCCCGAGCTGGTGCGGATGGACCTGGCGGTCCGTGACGGCCAGGCCGTCGGCGAGCTGTACGCCGGCAGCCGCCACCTCACCCTGGAGGGGACGGTGCCCACGGCCTGGGTGACCGACGACCTGTCGGTGTCCGGGGTGATCGGTGACGCGACCGCGGCCAGCCTGGAGGACGGGCGGCGCATCGTCGAGCACCAGACCAGCTGTCTGGCCGAGACTCTCCTGGAGATCCGCGCCTTCGCCTTCCCCACCCTCCAGAGGCCGCAGTAG